One genomic window of Acidobacteriota bacterium includes the following:
- a CDS encoding exodeoxyribonuclease III produces the protein MPKALKIVSWNINSVRLRAPNVEGFVAAEKPDVVCLQETKCQDGEFPLKVFKDMGLGHVLMRGQRGGHAGVAIASRVPLEQIDAPDLCREGHARVIAARLKNGLEIHNIYLPAGGDIPDPAENDKFAHKLDFLDRLGPAYKKLPKGARRILVGDLNVAPHEHDVWSHKQLLKIVSHTPEETERLEDGRKVAGFADIARLAVPESQKLYSWWSYRAADWAAANKGRRLDHIWANKDALADTKVDSFKVHLAWRGGWKPSDHAPISVEVKA, from the coding sequence ATGCCCAAAGCCCTCAAGATCGTCAGCTGGAACATCAACTCCGTGCGCCTGCGCGCGCCGAATGTCGAAGGCTTCGTTGCGGCCGAGAAGCCGGACGTCGTCTGCCTGCAGGAGACAAAATGCCAGGACGGCGAGTTTCCGCTGAAAGTGTTCAAGGACATGGGGCTGGGCCACGTATTGATGCGCGGGCAACGCGGCGGACATGCCGGCGTGGCGATTGCCTCGCGGGTGCCGCTTGAGCAGATCGATGCCCCCGACCTCTGCCGCGAAGGACATGCGCGCGTGATCGCGGCGCGGCTGAAGAACGGCCTCGAGATCCACAACATCTACCTGCCGGCCGGCGGCGACATTCCCGACCCGGCGGAGAACGACAAGTTTGCCCACAAGCTGGATTTCCTCGACCGGCTGGGCCCGGCTTACAAGAAGCTGCCGAAAGGCGCGCGGCGTATCCTCGTCGGCGACCTCAACGTCGCCCCGCATGAGCATGACGTCTGGTCGCACAAGCAGCTGCTGAAGATCGTCTCGCACACGCCGGAGGAAACCGAGCGGCTGGAAGACGGGCGCAAGGTGGCCGGGTTTGCCGACATTGCGCGTCTGGCGGTGCCGGAATCGCAGAAGCTGTATTCGTGGTGGAGCTACCGCGCGGCGGACTGGGCGGCGGCCAACAAGGGCCGCAGGCTCGATCATATCTGGGCGAACAAGGACGCACTGGCCGACACGAAGGTCGACAGTTTCAAGGTGCATCTCGCCTGGCGCGGCGGATGGAAACCTTCCGACCACGCACCGATCAGTGTTGAGGTGAAAGCCTAG
- a CDS encoding outer-membrane lipoprotein carrier protein LolA, with product MMNLIASISTAALIMGAPLTIGLKQVPTSPAVTAPAQAAAPLSAAERTKILKEASKALAGVKTARGNFEQYSPDGSFSTGQFALSRPGKVRFDYDDPVPLVLVSNGTTVALQDSELETTDRVPLSSTPLSMLLSDKLDFEAQAEVIDVRRSGGKTNITVRDKSGETEGTLTLILSGSENTLTGWRTVDASGGSTSVLLSNVETGAKLNPRLFILRDFDNR from the coding sequence ATGATGAACCTGATTGCCAGCATCAGCACTGCCGCCCTGATCATGGGCGCGCCGCTGACCATCGGCCTGAAACAGGTGCCGACGAGCCCCGCCGTGACGGCCCCTGCGCAGGCCGCTGCGCCGCTGAGCGCCGCCGAGCGGACCAAGATCCTGAAGGAAGCCTCCAAGGCGCTGGCGGGCGTGAAGACCGCGCGCGGCAATTTCGAGCAGTATTCGCCGGACGGCTCGTTCTCGACCGGCCAGTTTGCCCTGTCGCGCCCCGGCAAGGTGCGGTTCGACTATGATGACCCGGTGCCGCTGGTGCTGGTGAGCAACGGCACGACCGTGGCGCTGCAGGACAGCGAGCTGGAAACCACCGACCGCGTGCCGCTGTCGTCGACGCCGCTGTCGATGCTGTTGTCGGACAAGCTGGATTTCGAGGCACAGGCCGAAGTGATCGATGTGCGCCGCAGCGGCGGCAAGACGAACATCACGGTGCGCGACAAGTCGGGCGAGACCGAAGGCACGCTGACGCTGATACTGTCTGGCAGCGAGAACACGCTGACCGGCTGGCGCACGGTGGATGCCAGCGGCGGGAGCACATCGGTGCTGCTCAGCAATGTCGAGACGGGCGCCAAGCTCAACCCGCGCCTGTTCATCCTGCGGGATTTTGACAACCGCTGA